A genomic region of Manihot esculenta cultivar AM560-2 chromosome 15, M.esculenta_v8, whole genome shotgun sequence contains the following coding sequences:
- the LOC110601909 gene encoding beta-amylase 1, chloroplastic — protein MAMNITHQIGALAGTPISTGPITTTTSESTSTVSAAAVWKTPTPNIRCEIKNPDAVEQKSQPTSPCGSPILNGIRADLSVACRAFAAEATTLERETGGEERMYKEGSVKEKGSGVPVYVMMPLDSVTMGNTVNRRKAMNASLQALKSAGVEGIMMDVWWGLVERDAPGVYNWGGYSELLQMAKRHGLKVQAVMSFHQCGGNVGDSCTIPLPKWVGEEVDKDKDLAYTDQWGRRNYEYISLGCDTLPVLKGRTPVQCYSDFMRAFRDNFKNLLGDTIVEIQVGMGPAGELRYPSYPEQNGTWKFPGIGAFQCYDKYMLSSLKAAAEAAGKPEWGSTGPTDAGHYNNWPEDTQFFRKENGGWISPYGEFFLNWYSQMLLDHGDRILSSAKAIFENSNVKISVKIAGIHWHYGTRSHAPELTAGYYNTRYRDGYLPIAQMLGRHGAIFNFTCIEMRDHEQPQDALCAPEKLVQQVALATQKAQIPLAGENALPRYDEYAHEQILQAASLNVDCNSGDREMCAFTYLRMSPHLFQEDNWRRFVGFVKKMKEGKNAERCWEQVEREAEHFVHISQPLVQQAAVALMH, from the exons ATGGCCATGAACATTACCCACCAGATCGGAGCACTTGCGGGAACTCCAATCTCAACAGGACCCATCACCACAACCACTAGTGAATCTACGTCGACGGTAAGCGCTGCTGCGGTTTGGAAAACTCCTACTCCAAATATACGGTGCGAAATTAAAAACCCAGACGCTGTGGAGCAGAAATCTCAGCCGACGAGCCCTTGCGGTTCTCCAATACTGAACGGCATCCGCGCAGATCTGTCGGTTGCTTGCCGTGCTTTTGCGGCTGAGGCGACGACATTGGAGAGGGAAACGGGAGGGGAAGAGAGGATGTATAAAGAAGGTTCTGTGAAGGAGAAAGGGAGTGGTGTGCCGGTGTACGTGATGATGCCGTTGGACAGCGTGACGATGGGCAACACCGTGAACCGGAGGAAGGCGATGAACGCCAGTTTGCAGGCGTTGAAGAGCGCCGGAGTTGAAGGGATCATGATGGACGTGTGGTGGGGATTGGTTGAGAGAGATGCGCCTGGGGTGTATAACTGGGGAGGGTACAGTGAGCTTTTGCAGATGGCTAAACGACATGGGCTTAAGGTTCAGGCAGTGATGTCGTTTCACCAGTGTGGAGGCAACGTCGGCGACTCCTGCAC TATACCATTGCCTAAGTGGGTTGGGGAGGAGGTCGACAAAGATAAAGATCTTGCATACACTGATCAGTGGGGAAGAAGGAATTATGAATATATATCTCTGGGCTGTGATACCCTTCCGGTCCTCAAAGGCCGAACGCCCGTGCAATGTTACTCCGACTTCATGCGAGCCTTCAGAGACAACTTCAAAAACCTTCTTGGTGATACCATTGTG GAAATTCAAGTGGGGATGGGTCCAGCAGGTGAGCTGCGCTACCCCTCCTACCCAGAACAGAATGGGACATGGAAATTTCCTGGAATTGGAGCTTTCCAATGTTATGACAAG TACATGCTTAGCAGCCTGAAAGCTGCAGCTGAAGCTGCTGGTAAGCCAGAATGGGGTAGCACAGGTCCTACTGATGCTGGTCACTATAACAACTGGCCAGAAGATACCCAATTCTTTCGTAAAGAAAATGGTGGTTGGATCAGTCCTTATGGTGAATTTTTCCTTAATTGGTACTCTCAGATGCTCCTAGACCATGGTGACAGGATACTTTCATCAGCCAAGGCCATCTTTGAGAACTCCAATGTAAAAATCTCAGTAAAGATTGCAGGAATTCATTGGCACTATGGGACAAGGTCTCATGCCCCAGAGCTGACAGCTGGGTATTATAACACAAGATATCGGGATGGTTACCTTCCTATTGCACAAATGTTAGGACGCCATGGTGCTATTTTCAACTTCACTTGTATCGAGATGCGTGATCATGAGCAGCCGCAGGATGCCCTTTGTGCACCAGAGAAGCTTGTGCAGCAGGTGGCTTTAGCAACTCAGAAAGCCCAGATTCCACTAGCCGGGGAAAATGCGTTGCCACGATACGATGAATATGCACACGAGCAAATCTTGCAGGCAGCATCACTGAATGTCGATTGTAATTCAGGTGACAGGGAAATGTGTGCCTTTACATACTTGAGGATGAGTCCTCATTTGTTCCAAGAAGATAACTGGAGACGTTTCGTGGGTTTTGTGAAGAAGATGAAGGAAGGGAAGAATGCCGAACGGTGTTGGGAGCAGGTTGAGCGGGAAGCTGAGCATTTTGTGCACATAAGTCAGCCTTTAGTGCAGCAGGCTGCAGTGGCTCTAATGCACTAA
- the LOC110601910 gene encoding golgin subfamily A member 6-like protein 1: protein MRDSKKAKEEKRKLLNMDCFGVKKKSSNTRKKYLRGLTEKVRLLQEDIKALMSERENESRAYERDMMVLEFKEAKWKQESKRLKQEAKRLRMMLEEKEKRIRDMEERRMEEKSEQNCSFSRMGSAFLVKQMEEERVWRDEAVHKWKKLYLAIKTELDDLIQRTHHGNGLYWKAEEEEVIEELKMEVKAKEETIEELKARIAAVAHEEYKRAREVDILRQSLRIMSSMKDASRFDLNKPKSTLVKRASKA from the exons ATGAGGGATAGCAAGAAAGCCAAAGAGGAAAAGCGGAAGCTGCTAAATATGGATTGCTTTGGTGTAAAGAAAAAGAGCAGCAACACCCGTAAGAAATATCTTAGAGGGTTGACGGAGAAGGTAAGGCTTCTCCAAGAGGACATAAAAGCTCTGATGTCTGAAAGAGAGAATGAGAGTAGAGCTTATGAGAGAGACATGATGGTTTTAGAATTTAAAGAAGCCAAGTGGAAGCAAGAGAGCAAGAGGCTTAAACAGGAAGCGAAGAGGCTGAGGATGATGTTGGAAGAGAAGGAAAAGAGGATTAGAGATATGGAAGAGAGGAGGATGGAGGAGAAAAGTGAGCAAAATTGCTCATTTTCAAGGATGGGTTCTGCCTTCTTGGTTAAGCAAATGGAGGAGGAAAGAGTGTGGAGAGATGAGGCTGTGCATAAGTGGAAGAAGCTGTATCTTGCTATCAAGACAGAGCTTGATGATCTCATCCAGAGGACTCATCATG GGAATGGACTGTATTGgaaggcagaggaagaggaagtgattgaagagctaaagatggAAGTCAAAGCGAAGGAGGAAACAATTGAAGAGCTGAAAGCAAGAATAGCTGCAGTGGCGCATGAAGAGTACAAAAGGGCAAGAGAGGTTGATATACTGAGACAGAGCTTGAGAATCATGAGCAGTATGAAGGATGCATCGAGATTTGATCTAAACAAACCCAAGTCGACACTTGTGAAACGGGCTAGCAAAGCATAG